A window of the Nycticebus coucang isolate mNycCou1 chromosome 3, mNycCou1.pri, whole genome shotgun sequence genome harbors these coding sequences:
- the PALM3 gene encoding paralemmin-3 isoform X2: MALQSQVWSPATPMPMAESSLYRQRLEVIAEKRRLQEEIRAARRELEEEKLRVERLKRKSLRERWLMDQEAEGPEWPKDPTSKEPQSPEDQAQARIQNLEDSLFTLQSQLQLLQSASTGAQHKPSSRPSWRRQGHRPLSQSTVEAGPEGQTDLDKRASLPVGPVGISPECPSESKEGAIGVLPALRQVSGAQGASPEANGPCPGLSPTPEQELSQGSVAGTGRLGEANGGGVVKVVWEALRVSYEDCRKVATGPELEAKVEEVVLEAIGNRQGVNRPELPAWVKEDRGIVEVVWEGMGGSDPEATGQKGGGPETAVQTSSPRLSERLEGEASRIGEGAPRSSPEGNGQGGSGGEEGSFIWVERVTLNEEWEELLVEGLEGPLVTRRKGGEGPLGAGRGGSAENWEVEKRIAEESLGRGKKGSEEKLGPEGDGVETSLVAEKKGNEELFEPESRGGEEKLGTEREVEEPLGVERSEGERLLRAQKERSEEKIGVKKKTEEPLGGEKEGEEKLQATEEPLMTERKGGEEPSGAERKGEEALEAERKGGEEALEAERKGGEEALEAERKGSEEPSGSERKGSEEALEAERKGSEEPSGSERKGSEEALEAERKGSEEPSGSERKGSEEALEAERKGSEEPSGSERKGSEEALEAESKGGKEPLEVEKTQGAEEDLSPEEQKESRERTESQAKKVSKAGTPLGDNEELRPEEEGLQLQEKQEGSLEEEAVKPQTTIESQGLSGDATSLLVHTSAPEQPAECQPLLQGQGSSTNPSAHAVPTYAPAQRPEPSVPTEGEEVSSPKQKTCQCCVVM, translated from the exons ATGGCTCTGCAGAGCCAGGTGTGGTCACCGGCCACACCCAT GCCCATGGCGGAGAGCTCCCTCTACCGGCAGCGACTAGAAGTCATCGCG GAGAAGCGGCGGCTGCAGGAGGAGATCCGTGCGGCGCGCCgagagctggaggaggagaaacTCCGCGTGGAACGGCTTAag CGGAAGTCTCTCCGAGAACGTTGGCTAATGGACCAGGAAGCTGAAGGGCCAGAGTGGCCCAAGGACCCCACCTCAAAGGAGCCCCAGTCACCAGAAGACCAGGCTCAGGCCCGAATCCAGAATTTGGAAGACAGCTTGTTCAC ACTCCAGTCCCAGCTACAGCTATTGCAAAGTGCAtccacaggtgcccagcacaagcCCTCCAGCAGGCCCAGCTGGCGCAGACAG GGTCACCGTCCTCTCTCCCAGTCCACTGTTGAGGCAGGTCCTGAAG GCCAGACCGATCTGGATAAGAGAGCCTCCTTGCCTGTGGGACCAGTGGGCATATCCCCAGAGTGCCCCTCTGAGTCCAAAGAGGGGGCTATAGGGGTTCTGCCAGCCCTAAGGCAGGTCTCTGGAGCACAAGGGGCCTCCCCAGAAGCCAATGGCCCCTGCCCTGGACTCAGCCCCACTCCTGAGCAGGAGCTGAGTCAAGGATCGGTGGCAGGCACTGGGCGGTTGGGCGAGGCCAATGGAGGGGGCGTGGTCAAGGTGGTGTGGGAGGCCTTGAGAGTTTCATACGAGGACTGCCGCAAGGTAGCCACCGGCCCTGAGCTGGAGGCTAAGGTGGAGGAGGTGGTACTTGAAGCCATAGGGAACAGGCAGGGGGTCAACAGGCCAGAACTCCCAGCCTGGGTGAAGGAGGACAGGGGCATAGTGGAGGTGGtctgggaggggatgggaggcAGCGACCCGGAGGCCACGGGACAGAAGGGCGGGGGCCCGGAGACAGCGGTACAGACCAGCTCCCCCAGGCTGTCAGAGAGATTAGAGGGAGAAGCTTCCAGAATTGGGGAAGGTGCTCCCAGGAGCAGCCCTGAAGGGAATGGGCAGGGGGGTTCTGGGGGAGAGGAGGGGTCCTTCATCTGGGTGGAGAGAGTGACCCTCAACGAGGAATGGGAGGAGCTGCTGGTAGAGGGGTTGGAAGGGCCCTTGGTGActaggaggaagggaggggaaggtcCTTtaggggcggggaggggaggaagtgCAGAAAACTGGGAGGTGGAGAAGAGAATAGCAGAAGAATCCCtaggaagagggaagaaaggaagtgaggagaagctggggccagagggggATGGGGTGGAGACATCCCTGgtggcagagaagaaaggaaatgaggaGTTATTTGAGCCTGAGAGCAGAGGAGGCGAGGAAAagctggggacagagagagaagtagaGGAGCCATTGGGAGTAGAGAGAAGTGAAGGTGAGAGACTTTTGAGGGCACAGAAGGAAAGAAGTGAGGAAAAGATAGGGgtgaagaagaaaacagaggaacctttgggaggagagaaggaaggtgaAGAAAAGCTACAGGCAACTGAGGAGCCATTGAtgacagagagaaagggaggtgAGGAGCCATCAGGAGCAGAAAGAAAAGGTGAGGAAGCcttggaggcagagagaaaaggaggtgAGGAAGCcttggaggcagagagaaaaggaggtgAGGAAGCcttggaggcagagagaaaaggaagtgagGAGCCATCAGgctcagagagaaaaggaagtgaggaagccttggaggcagagagaaaaggaagtgagGAGCCATCAGgctcagagagaaaaggaagtgaggaagccttggaggcagagagaaaaggaagtgagGAGCCATCAGgctcagagagaaaaggaagtgaggaagccttggaggcagagagaaaaggaagtgagGAGCCATCAGgctcagagagaaaaggaagtgagGAAGCCTTGGAGGCAGAGAGCAAAGGAGGTAAGGAACCATTAGAGGTAGAGAAGACCCAAGGGGCTGAGGAAGATCTGAGTCCAGAAGAGCAGAAAGAGTCCAGGGAAAGAACTGAATCCCAGGCAAAGAAGGTGAGCAAGGCAGGGACTCCTTTGGGGGATAATGAGGAGCTAAGACCAGAGGAGGAAGGACTACAGCTCCAGGAGAAGCAAGAAGGCTCCCTGGAGGAGGAAGCAGTGAAGCCCCAAACCACTATTGAGAGCCAGGGCCTCTCGGGGGATGCCACATCCCTCTTGGTACACACCTCAGCCCCAGAGCAGCCTGCCGAGTGCCAGCCACTGCTTCAGGGGCAGGGGTCCAGCACCAACCCCAGTGCCCATGCCGTGCCCACCTATGCACCTGCCCAGCGGCCTGAGCCATCTGTCCCCACTGAGGGTGAAGAGGTGAGCAGCCCTAAACAAAAGACGTGCCAGTGTTGTGTGGTCATGTGA
- the PALM3 gene encoding paralemmin-3 isoform X1, translated as MALQSQVWSPATPMPMAESSLYRQRLEVIAEKRRLQEEIRAARRELEEEKLRVERLKRKSLRERWLMDQEAEGPEWPKDPTSKEPQSPEDQAQARIQNLEDSLFTLQSQLQLLQSASTGAQHKPSSRPSWRRQGHRPLSQSTVEAGPEGEYWGQVTPKESDPRRARMGGLLVLPHPPFLSFLSFPSLTPLGQTDLDKRASLPVGPVGISPECPSESKEGAIGVLPALRQVSGAQGASPEANGPCPGLSPTPEQELSQGSVAGTGRLGEANGGGVVKVVWEALRVSYEDCRKVATGPELEAKVEEVVLEAIGNRQGVNRPELPAWVKEDRGIVEVVWEGMGGSDPEATGQKGGGPETAVQTSSPRLSERLEGEASRIGEGAPRSSPEGNGQGGSGGEEGSFIWVERVTLNEEWEELLVEGLEGPLVTRRKGGEGPLGAGRGGSAENWEVEKRIAEESLGRGKKGSEEKLGPEGDGVETSLVAEKKGNEELFEPESRGGEEKLGTEREVEEPLGVERSEGERLLRAQKERSEEKIGVKKKTEEPLGGEKEGEEKLQATEEPLMTERKGGEEPSGAERKGEEALEAERKGGEEALEAERKGGEEALEAERKGSEEPSGSERKGSEEALEAERKGSEEPSGSERKGSEEALEAERKGSEEPSGSERKGSEEALEAERKGSEEPSGSERKGSEEALEAESKGGKEPLEVEKTQGAEEDLSPEEQKESRERTESQAKKVSKAGTPLGDNEELRPEEEGLQLQEKQEGSLEEEAVKPQTTIESQGLSGDATSLLVHTSAPEQPAECQPLLQGQGSSTNPSAHAVPTYAPAQRPEPSVPTEGEEVSSPKQKTCQCCVVM; from the exons ATGGCTCTGCAGAGCCAGGTGTGGTCACCGGCCACACCCAT GCCCATGGCGGAGAGCTCCCTCTACCGGCAGCGACTAGAAGTCATCGCG GAGAAGCGGCGGCTGCAGGAGGAGATCCGTGCGGCGCGCCgagagctggaggaggagaaacTCCGCGTGGAACGGCTTAag CGGAAGTCTCTCCGAGAACGTTGGCTAATGGACCAGGAAGCTGAAGGGCCAGAGTGGCCCAAGGACCCCACCTCAAAGGAGCCCCAGTCACCAGAAGACCAGGCTCAGGCCCGAATCCAGAATTTGGAAGACAGCTTGTTCAC ACTCCAGTCCCAGCTACAGCTATTGCAAAGTGCAtccacaggtgcccagcacaagcCCTCCAGCAGGCCCAGCTGGCGCAGACAG GGTCACCGTCCTCTCTCCCAGTCCACTGTTGAGGCAGGTCCTGAAGGTGAGTATTGGGGTCAGGTTACCCCAAAAGAGAGTGACCCAAGAAGAGCGAGGATGGGTGGGCTCTTGGTCCTTCCTCACCCTCCCttcctgtctttcctttcttttccttccctgacTCCCCTAGGCCAGACCGATCTGGATAAGAGAGCCTCCTTGCCTGTGGGACCAGTGGGCATATCCCCAGAGTGCCCCTCTGAGTCCAAAGAGGGGGCTATAGGGGTTCTGCCAGCCCTAAGGCAGGTCTCTGGAGCACAAGGGGCCTCCCCAGAAGCCAATGGCCCCTGCCCTGGACTCAGCCCCACTCCTGAGCAGGAGCTGAGTCAAGGATCGGTGGCAGGCACTGGGCGGTTGGGCGAGGCCAATGGAGGGGGCGTGGTCAAGGTGGTGTGGGAGGCCTTGAGAGTTTCATACGAGGACTGCCGCAAGGTAGCCACCGGCCCTGAGCTGGAGGCTAAGGTGGAGGAGGTGGTACTTGAAGCCATAGGGAACAGGCAGGGGGTCAACAGGCCAGAACTCCCAGCCTGGGTGAAGGAGGACAGGGGCATAGTGGAGGTGGtctgggaggggatgggaggcAGCGACCCGGAGGCCACGGGACAGAAGGGCGGGGGCCCGGAGACAGCGGTACAGACCAGCTCCCCCAGGCTGTCAGAGAGATTAGAGGGAGAAGCTTCCAGAATTGGGGAAGGTGCTCCCAGGAGCAGCCCTGAAGGGAATGGGCAGGGGGGTTCTGGGGGAGAGGAGGGGTCCTTCATCTGGGTGGAGAGAGTGACCCTCAACGAGGAATGGGAGGAGCTGCTGGTAGAGGGGTTGGAAGGGCCCTTGGTGActaggaggaagggaggggaaggtcCTTtaggggcggggaggggaggaagtgCAGAAAACTGGGAGGTGGAGAAGAGAATAGCAGAAGAATCCCtaggaagagggaagaaaggaagtgaggagaagctggggccagagggggATGGGGTGGAGACATCCCTGgtggcagagaagaaaggaaatgaggaGTTATTTGAGCCTGAGAGCAGAGGAGGCGAGGAAAagctggggacagagagagaagtagaGGAGCCATTGGGAGTAGAGAGAAGTGAAGGTGAGAGACTTTTGAGGGCACAGAAGGAAAGAAGTGAGGAAAAGATAGGGgtgaagaagaaaacagaggaacctttgggaggagagaaggaaggtgaAGAAAAGCTACAGGCAACTGAGGAGCCATTGAtgacagagagaaagggaggtgAGGAGCCATCAGGAGCAGAAAGAAAAGGTGAGGAAGCcttggaggcagagagaaaaggaggtgAGGAAGCcttggaggcagagagaaaaggaggtgAGGAAGCcttggaggcagagagaaaaggaagtgagGAGCCATCAGgctcagagagaaaaggaagtgaggaagccttggaggcagagagaaaaggaagtgagGAGCCATCAGgctcagagagaaaaggaagtgaggaagccttggaggcagagagaaaaggaagtgagGAGCCATCAGgctcagagagaaaaggaagtgaggaagccttggaggcagagagaaaaggaagtgagGAGCCATCAGgctcagagagaaaaggaagtgagGAAGCCTTGGAGGCAGAGAGCAAAGGAGGTAAGGAACCATTAGAGGTAGAGAAGACCCAAGGGGCTGAGGAAGATCTGAGTCCAGAAGAGCAGAAAGAGTCCAGGGAAAGAACTGAATCCCAGGCAAAGAAGGTGAGCAAGGCAGGGACTCCTTTGGGGGATAATGAGGAGCTAAGACCAGAGGAGGAAGGACTACAGCTCCAGGAGAAGCAAGAAGGCTCCCTGGAGGAGGAAGCAGTGAAGCCCCAAACCACTATTGAGAGCCAGGGCCTCTCGGGGGATGCCACATCCCTCTTGGTACACACCTCAGCCCCAGAGCAGCCTGCCGAGTGCCAGCCACTGCTTCAGGGGCAGGGGTCCAGCACCAACCCCAGTGCCCATGCCGTGCCCACCTATGCACCTGCCCAGCGGCCTGAGCCATCTGTCCCCACTGAGGGTGAAGAGGTGAGCAGCCCTAAACAAAAGACGTGCCAGTGTTGTGTGGTCATGTGA